The Mycolicibacterium insubricum DNA segment CCTGCGCAAGCAACGCAGCGTTGACGACCGGACGGCGGGTCAGCAGGTCGGCAACCTTCCACACCGCCGAGTCGGACCGCGCGGTGATCAGGTCATTCCAGTTCTTCCGGATACCGCGAAGGTCGGCGACCAATTGGCGGCCGTTCCCGACAGCCAGGATGCCGGCACGCGAGAAACACTCGACAATCGGCGCGGCATCGCCGTCGCGGTACGCGGTCAGCGCGGCGAAATAGGCATCCGTGTCGGCGAGTAAGCCGGCCGAGACGGGCACCATCACCTGCCGGGTCAACCCTTTGTTGCGCAGCATGGCCTGGACCAATGCGCGGCCGGTGCGCCCGTTGCCGTCGGTGAACGGGTGGATCGTCTCGAATTGCGCGTGGGCGACAGATGCCTGTGACAGGGCGGGAACATCGGCGCGCTGCGCGAAGGCAACCAGGTCGTCGACCGCGGCGGGGATCAGCTCGTGGCGCGGACCGATGAATGTCGCACCGACGGGGGTGGTTCCGCCACCGATCCATACCGGCTCGGTGCGGAACTCACCGGGCGTGTGGCGCGGCTCGCCGGCCATCAGGGCGCGGTGCATCGCCAGGATGGCGTCGGCGTCGATGCTGCCGGAAAGGGCGATCGCTGCCCGCATTGCCGCGGTGTTGGCGACGATTATCTCGGCGTTGCGCTTGGCGTGGCCGCCGGGCAGCTCCGCCTCGGCGATCGCCCGGGCCGATGCGGTCAGGTTCTCGATCTGTGAGCTGGCGGCGGACTCCGATCGCAGCAGCACCGCGGCAAACGGCGCTATTTCGCCCCCGAGCTCGGCGTCGAAGCGGGTGATCTCGCGGCTGGCGTCCTCGGCCTCGGCGAGTACCGACGGCGGCAGGTCCAGAACCAGCTCGGCGATATCGGCCGGAATCACCGGGTGGTAGATGCCGTACTTCGCCGGTGCGGCACTCGAGGACCGCACCCCCTGCGGCTCCCACCGCACATCCTCGTAGCCGACGGAGCGAAGTGAGGTCACCGAACCAGCTTAACTTCACTTAGATGATTAAGTGAAGTTAAAGGGAGAGGTTGACTTCACTTAGCCGGGTAAGCGGGCGGTAAAGCGATGTACTTGATGTTCAGGTACTCCTCGATGCCCTCGCTGCCGCCCTCGGTGCCCAGGCCGGACTGCTTGATGCCGCCGAAGGGGGCGGCGGGGTCGGAGATCACCCCGCGGTTCACCCCGACCATGCCGGCCTGCAGCGCCCGCGACACCCGCTGCACCCGGGCCAGGTTCTGGCTGTAGAAGTACGCCGCCAGCCCGTACTCGGTGTCGTTGGCCGCGGCGATCGCCTCCTCCTCGGTGTCGAACCCGACGATGGCCGCGACCGGGCCGAAGATCTCCTCGGTCAGGATCGCGCAGCCGTCGGGGATCTCGTCGATGACGGTCGGCTGGTAGAAGAAGCCCGGCCCGTCGACCACCGCACCGCCGGTGCGCACCCGGGCGCCGGCGGCGGCCGCGGCGTCGACCAGCTCGGCGATCGAGGATCGCTGCCCGGCGTTGATGATCGGGCCGACGTTGCTGTAGTCGTGCCAGCCGGGCCCGGTGCGCAGCGCCGCGATCCGCTCGGTCAGCGCGGCGCTGAACTGCTCCCGGACCGGGTTGTGCACCAGGATCCGGTTGGCTGCCGTGCAGGCCTCCCCACCGTTGCGCATCTTGGCGGCCATCGCACCCTCGACGGCGGCGTCGATGTCGGCGTCGTCGAAGACGATGAACGGCGCGTTGCCGCCGAGCTCCATCGAAGTCCGCAGCACGTTCCCGGCGGCCTGGGCCAGCAGGATCTTGCCGACGCCGGTGGAACCGGTGAAGGACACCTTGCGCAGCCGGGTGTCGTTCATCAGCTCGGCCACCACGGTGGCGGCGTCGGTGGTCGGCAGCACCGACAGCACTCCGGCCGGCAGCCCGACCTCGGTGAACACCTGCCCCAGCGCCAGCATTGTCAGCGGAGTGTCCTCGGCGGGTTTGACGATCATGGTGGCCCCGGCCGCCAGCGCCGGCCCGATCTTGCGGGTACCCATGGCCAGCGGAAAGTTCCACGGGGTGATCGCCAGGCACGGCCCGACGGGCTCGCGGGTCACCAGGATCTCCCCGGTGCCCGCCGGCGCGGTCGCGGTTCGCCCGCCGATGCGCACCGCCTCCTCGGAGAACCAGCGCAGGAACTCCGCACCGTAGGCGACCTCACCGCGGGCCTCGGGCAGCACCTTACCCATCTCCAGGGTCATCAGCAGCGCGAAGTCGTCGGCGCGGGCGGTGACCGTCTCGAATGCCGCCCGCAGTATCTCGGCCCGTTTGCGCGGCGGGGTGGCGGCCCAGTCGTCGGCTGCGGCGACGGCGGCGTCCAGGGCGGCGCGGGCGTCGGCGGGGGTGGCGTCGGCGACCTCGGCCAGCACCGTCCCGGTGGCCGGGTTGAGCACCTCGAAGGTGCGTCCGGATTCACTGGGCGCGCTCGCCCCACGGTGCCACAGCCCGGTGGGCACCGACGCGATCAGTTCCTCGGCGGTCTTCACGGCTGCTCCCCCACGGCTTCGCGGATGGCGGTCTCCAGCACCGACAGCCCGTCGTCGAGCAGGTCGTCGCCGATGACCAGCGGGGGCAGCAGCCGGATCACGTTGCCGTAGGTGCCGCAGGTCAGGATCAGCACGCCGGCGGCCAGGGCCTTGGCGGCCACCGCCCTGGTCAGCGCGGGGTCCGGTTCGTAGCCGTCGGCGCCGACGAGTTCGACGGCGATCATCGCGCCGCGGCCGCGGACCTCACCGATGCACCCGACGTCGGCGGCCAGCGCGCGCAGCCGGGTCACCACGGTGGATTCGATGGCCCGGGCCCGGCTCACCAGGTCGAGCTCGACCATGGTGTCCAGGGTGGCCAGGGCGGCCGCGCACGCCACCGGGTTGCCGCCGTAGGTGCCGCCCAGGCCACCGGGATGGACCTTGTCGAGCAGGTCGGCGCGGCCGGTGATCGCCGACAGCGGCATGCCCCCGGCGATGCCCTTGGCCATGGTGATGATGTCGGGCACCAGGTTCTCATGCGAGCTGGCGAACCAGTCACCGGTGCGGGCGAACCCGGTCTGCACCTCGTCGGCGATGAACACCACCCCGTTGGCCTTCGCCCACTCCGCCAGGGCGGGCAGGAAGCCGGGTGCGGGCACGATGAACCCGCCCTCGCCCTGGATCGGTTCGATGATCAACGCGGCCACCGAGTCCGCGCCGATCTGCTTCTCGATGGCGGTGATGGCCCGCCGCGCCGCGGCCGGTCCGTCGACACCGGGGTCGCGGAACGGGTACGACATCGGCATCCGGTACACCTCCGGCGCGAACGGGCCGAAATGCGCCTTGTACGGCATCGCTTTCGCGGTCAGTGCCATGGTCAGGTTGGTGCGTCCGTGATAGGCGTGGTCGAAGGCGACGACGGCGTCGCGGCCGGTGGCCAACCGGGCGGCCTTGACGGCGTTCTCCACCGCCTCGGCGCCGGAGTTGAACAGCACGGTGCGTTTGTCGCGGTCGCCGGGGGTCAACGCGTTGAGCCGTTCGGCCACCGCGATGTAACCCTCGTAGGGGGTGACCATGAAGCAGGTGTGGGTGAAGTGACCGACCTGTTCGCGCACGGCCTCGGCCACCCGCGGATCGGACGCCCCGACGGTGGTCACCGCGATGCCGGAGCCCAGGTCGATCAGCGAGTTGCCGTCGACGTCGACGATGACGCCACCGTCGGCGTCGGCGGCGTAGACCGGCACGGTGGAGCCGACACCGGCGGCCACCGCGACGGCGCGCCGCGCCGCCAGGTCGGTCGATCGGGGCCCGGGCAGCGCGGTGCGCAGCTCGCGGACCTGCGGTAGGCGGTAACGCAATTCGGTCATGGCACCTGTTCCAGGTCGTCGGTCAACGGCGGGGTCTCGCGGCTCAACGTCTCGCCGCGGAAGAAACTCGGGTGTCGGGAACGCTGCACATACATCAGCACCGCACCGGCCAGCAACAGCCCGACGCTGATGTAGAACACCACGCCCGGGGCATGCAGGTTGATCGGGTGGCCCGCCACGTCGACTTCGGTGAGCACCGGGCCGGCGGCCCACGCCTCACCCACCGAGATGACGAACACCAGCACCAGGATGACGCCGCCGATCAGCGGGCAAATGAACTTGTAGACAATGTTTTTCGCATTGTCGAACAGTTCCCGGCGGAAGAACCAGATGCAGGCGAATGCGGTGATGCCGTAGTACCAGCAGATCATGATGCCCAGTGCGGCAACGGTATCCATCAGCGCCTTCTCCGACACCACCTTCATCACCGCGTAGAACACCGCGGTGATGACCCCGGCCACCACCGTCGCGTACGTCGGGCCGAGGTAGCGCGGGTGTACCGAGGCCAACCGCTTCGGGAACGCGCCGTAGGCCCCCATGGCAAGCATGGCGCGCGCGGCGGGCAGGAACGTGGTCTGCAGGCTGGCCGCCGACGAGGCGAAGATCGCCAGGAACAGCAACAGCCCCAACCACTTGCCCAGCACCGGGTCGGCCAGCGGCTTGAAGACGTTCTCGCCGTTGTCCTCGTTGCCCAGGCCGATGCCCTTGTCCCCGACACCGGCGTACATCATCACCGCGACGGACACCAGCAGGTAGGTGCCCAGGATGGTGATGACGGCCAGCAGGCCGGCCCGCCCGGGGGTCTTCTGCGGGTCCTTGGACTCCTCCCCCAGCGTCAGGCAGGTGTCCCAGCCCCAGAACGCGAAGATCGAACCGGTCAGCCCGACGACGAACGCGGTGATGGCGATGCCGTGCAGCGGGTTGAACCAGTCGAAGCTGAAGGATTCGCTGAGCGTCTGGCCGTCGAAGGTGGCCGGGTGGGTGACGGATTTGTAGATTGCCATGCCGGCGAACAGCACCAGCACCACCATCTGGAAACCGACCAGGCCGTACTGCAGTTTCTCCGAGGTGGAGATACCGCGGCTGGAGATGTAGGTGGCCAGCGCGATGAACACCAGGGTGGTGGCGATGTTGACCGCCTTGTTGTCGGCCAGGTCGTCGATGCCGGGTATCCCGAGCAGTTGCGACAGGAACAGGTAGAAGTATTCGACGGCGATGGCGGCCAGGTTGGACAGCACGATGATGGTGGCCAGCACCATGCCCCAGCCGCACATCCAACCGACGTAGGGGCCGAATGCCTTGGTGGACCAGGTGAAGGACGCCCCACAGTCCGGCGCCCGGGAGTTCAGTTCCCGATAGGCGTAGGCCGTGAGGAACATCGGGATGAAACCGGCGATGAAGATCGCCGGCATCTTCAGCCCGACCGCCGCCACGATCAGGCCGATGCTGGCGGTCAGCGTGTAACCGGGCGCCACGCACGAAACACCCAGTACCGCACCGGCAAACGTACCGACCTTGCCGCCGGCCAGGCCCTTGTCGACGAGGTCGGATCCGCGCGGGGTGAGCTGGGGTTCGCCGGTGGTCATCACATCTCCCGCGGTACGACGATCATCGGGACGGCCAGCACCCGCATCATCTTGGCCGCGGTGGAACCCAGGAACAGCCGCCGGGGGGCGGCCAGCCGGCTGGATCCGGCGACGATGACATCGCCGGGCTGCCAGTCGAGTCCGGAGACGGCCTCTTCGACGCTGGGCCCGGTGGCCACCACGGATTCGACGGCGACGGTTTCGGGCAGCCGGGCTCGGGCGTTGTCCAGCAGTTCCTGCGCGTGCGCGGCAGCCTCGGCCAGCGCGTCCGGGTCGGCCCGGCGCCGGCTGGGCATCAGGTCCAGGGCGACCAGTGAGACCAGCCGCAGCGGCACGTGCGCCCGCTGGCAGCCGGCCACGGCGACGTCGAGCAATTCGTCGGCGCCGGGGCCGGTGCCCAGCGCGGCGGTGATCGAACGCACCGACGTGACGCTCGATTCCCGGGTTCCCCGGGGGGCCAACGCCAATGGCAGTGGCGCCGAGTGGATCAGCCCGTTGACCACCGATCCCAGGGTGAAGTTGGCCAGCAGCCCGCCGCCGGACCCGCCGGCCACGATCAGTGCCGCGCCGACGCGCTCCGCCTCGGCGATGATGCCCTCGGTGGTCGAGTCGTAGATGCCGATGTGGGTGCTGACCGCGACGTCGTCGGGGATCAGATGCCGGGCGTCGGCCAACCAGTCGTCGGCCGCGTCGGTGATGACCTCCTCGAAGTCACCGGCGGTCAGCGCCGCTCCGGTGTCCGGCGGCACCACCATGCCGACGGCCAGTTCGGCGCCCAGGCTGCGGGCCAGCATGACCCCCAGCGTCAGTGCATCCCGGCCGCCGTCGGTGGCCAGGTAGGCGACGTAGATCTTCATTGGCGCGGCGCTCATCGACAGCACTTCGCGGGGGTGGGTGCGACGTCCAGGGCCGGGGTGCGGTCGAAGAAGCCGAACGGTTTGAGCCAGAAGCTGACGACGTCGACGGGCATGATCGGCCAGTCCTCGGGCCGGGTGACGTGGTGGATGCCGAAGGTGTACCAGAGCACCACGTCGGTGTTCTCGATGTTGCGGTTGGCCTTGGTCCATTCCGGCAGGCCCATGCCCGGGCCGCCCTGGTTGACGAATTCACCTGCGGGCCAGCGTTCGTCGTCGGCGTTGGGGGTCACCCACAGGGTGTGCTTGATGACCTCGCAGCGGCCCAGGATCGGGGAGTCGTCGGCGAACATGGGCGGGAAGGCGCCGCTGGGCGACAGCTTGTAGGCGGGGTGGGCGCCGATGGGAGTGCGGACGTTGTCGTTGACGACCTTCCAGGACCGCTGGGTGGCGTAGTCGGGGTTCTGCTTGCCCTCGGCCTCGGTGCGCAGCGGGGTGTTGACCTGGCGCAGTGACAGTCCGTACGGGTTGTCCGGCCCGACGGGTTCGATCTCGGTGTCCGACCGGTACACCGTGTTGGCGGTGCCGTCGATGTCGAGATCCATTCTGGCGGTGAGGAAATGCTGATGCAGCGGTGCGTAGGTGCGGTTGTCGACGATGGTGCCGTGCGGGTTGGATTCACCGGGGTTGAGGTGGCTGACCACCATGATGCCGGTGGCCCGGACCTCGCATTCGATGTTGCCGTCGGTGTAGAAGCGCCAGTAGGTCAGGTACTCGTAGTTGGCGACGGTGACGTGGAAGGAGACCGTGAGGCGGCGCATCCGGCGCACCTGCGCGCCGTCGTGGTGGTCGACGTGCTTCCACAGAACGGCGTTGTCCTCTTCGTGGATGCAGATCGCGTTCTCGATGGTCTTGGGCCGCCCGGCGCTGTCGTGGATGACGGCATCGAGGTAGCGGATCTCGCCGAGGCAGTCACAGCCCAGGGTCAGCGACGTCGTCATGAATCCCAGCCCCCACTCGCCGATGTCGAACGCGGTGCGCCGGAAGTGGTCGTCGCAGTGGTCCCGGTAGGGCACCACCATTTCGGCGAACGACAGCCGGTGCGCGATGGAGCGCTGCCGGCCGTTGTCGTTGTAGGAGACGGTGTGCAGGGTCATGCCCTCGCGCGGGTTGAACCCGACCCGCAGGCTCCAGTTCTGCCAGGTCAGTTTGTTGCCGTCGAGGGTGAACGACGGGCCGCCCGCCTGGGTGATGTCCAGCGGCTGCAGCGGCGGCCGGGTGCTGGCGGCCCGGATGGATTCGGGCACCATCCGGGGAACGTATTCGCCCATGATCTCCGGGCGCTGCACGGTGAAGGTGTCCTCGATGCGCAACAGTTCCATGGTGTTGAGGTCGATGACGAAGTGCAGGCCGTTGACCGGGCCGGCGTACGGGTTGGCACCGGCGGCCGCGCGCACCCAGGTGTCGGTCCAGCCGATGCGCCGGCCGGCGTACTCCGGCGGCACCAGGACACCGGCGTAGGTCCAGGTGTCCATGAACACCAGGTCCAGGTCGGTGATGCCGCGCCCGGCCAGCGCGGCGATCACCTCGGGGTTGCGCCGCAGTGCCGCGTCGGCCTCCTCCCACTCGTCGACGGTGACGTTGGTCTGCACGTCCGGGACGTGCTCGAAGGACACCACCGACCCGGCCGACACCGACACCCGGGCCTTGTAGGTGCGGTTGGTCGCCCGCTCGAAGACCAGGACGTCGGCGAGGCGCTCGCACGGTGTGCCGTCGGCGTCGAAGGCGGAGATGTCGGCTTTCGACGGCTCGCGCAGGGCGATGCCGGCGTAGCGCCAGCCGGCGCCGACGCCGTGGGCGTCGGCGAGCAGGCGGGTGACGGTGTCGATCTCGTCGGCGGTGAGCGGGTCGAGCGGGTGGAAGGTGTGCGGCATCGGTGCGGCGGCCTTTCTGTGCCGAGGTCTGGGCGAAGACGATTCGGGGCTCAGTCGTTGCTGCTCATCACGTGCTTGATGCGGGTGTAGTCCTCCAGCCCGTAGGCCGACAGGTCCTTGCCGTACCCGGAGTGCTTGAACCCGCCGTGCGGCATCTCGGCGACCAGCGGGATGTGGCAGTTGATCCACACCGCGCCGGCGTCGACGCGGATGCTCATCCGGTTGGCGGTGGCGTGGTCGGTGGTCCAGACGCTGGCGGCCAGCCCGTAGTTCACGCCGTTCGCCAGTGCGACGGCCTGCTCCTCGGTGTCGAACGACTGCACGGTCAGGATCGGGCCGAAGGTCTCCTCCTGGACGATCGGATCGTCCTGGCGCACCCCGGTGATGACGGTCGGCTCGAAGTAATACCCGCGATCGCCGACCCGGTTGCCGCCGGTGACGACGGTCGCATGCGCCGGCAGCGCGGCGATCTTGTCGCGGACCCGGCCGAAGTGCGCGGCGTTGTTCAGCGAGCCGTAGAAGGCGTCGGGATCGTCGGGGGCGCCGGGTCGTAGTTTTCCGGCCTGTTCGACCAGTGCCGCGACGAACTCGTCGTGCACGGATTCGGCGACGATGGCGCGGGTGGCGGCGGTGCAGTCCTGGCCGGCGTTGAAGAACGCGGCCTGCGCGATGCCCTCGGCGGCCCGGGCGATGTCGGCGTCGGCGAACACCACGGCCGGGGCCTTGCCGCCGAGTTCGAGGTGGGCGCGTTTGACGTCGACGGCCGCGGAGGTGGCCACCGCGATGCCGGCGCGGACCGAGCCGGTGATGGCGACCAGGCCCAGCCTCGGGTCGCCGATCAGCGCCGAGCCGGTGGCCGCGTTGCCGAGCACCACGTTGAACACGCCGTCGGGCAGGATGCCGGCGGTGATGCGCGCCAGTTCCAGGGTGGATTCGGGGGTGGTGTCCGACGGTTTGAGCACGACGGTGTTGCCGGCGGCCAGTGCCGGGGCGATCTTCCAGATCGCCATCATGAACGGGTAGTTCCACGGGGTGACCTGGCCGACGATGCCGATCGGCTCCCGTCGCACATAGGAGGTGAAGCCCTCCAGGTATTCGCCGGCCGCGCGGCCCTCCAGCATCCGGGCGGCGCCGGCGAAGAACCGCACCTGGTCGGCGCAGACCAGCACCTCCTCGGATTTGACCATCGCGGTGAGCTGGCCGGTGTTGCGGACCTGGGCCGCGACGATGGCATCGGCGTTGGCCTCGATGGCGTCGGCCAGCCGCAGCAGCGCCGCCTGGCGTTTGCTCGGGGTGGTGGCGGCCCAGGCCCCGAAGGCGCGTTCGGCGGCGTCGACGGCGGCGGTGATCTCCGCGGCGGTGGACACCGGGGACACCGCGACCACCTTCTCGTCGGCGGGGTTGACGATCTGGATGTCCTCGGTGGCTGCCGAGTCGACGAACGCGCCGTCGATGAAGTTCTGCAATCTGCTGGTCATCTGCGGTATCGGCCTCTCGATCGGTTGCGCTCCGAGTTCGTTCTAATGTGCGCCACCTCACAGCGCACCGCATCTGCCAAAATGTCCCGTCAGGTGCGTTCTGATACGCCGGATTGGAGTGGCTATGACGGTCCCGGTGCGCTGGCTGCTCGGTCGGCGCGCGCTGGGCCTGGACCTGCGGGCCGGGCACGCCGGAGTATCGGCGCCGATCGGCGTGGTCACCACCACCGAGCTGACCGACCCGACACCGTGGCTCTCCGGCGGCGAACTGGTGCTGACCACCGGCATCGGTCTGCCCGAGGACGACGACGGCCGCCGCGCCTACCTGTACCGGCTGGCCGACGCGGGGGTCGCCGCCCTCGGCTTCGGGGTGGGGGTACGGATGCCGGCGACGCCGCGGGCGCTGATCGACGCTGCCGACGAGCGGGGACTGGCACTGTTCGACGTCCCCCTGCCCACCCCGTTCGTGGCCCTGGTCCAGGCCGTCGTCAACGAATCGGCCCGCCAGCAGTCCCAGTCGTCCACCCATGCCCGCAACGTGCAGCAACGGATGACCCGCGCCGCGGTGTCCGGTGGCCCCGACGCGACGCTGCGGGCGCTGGCGTCCGGCTGCGCGGGGATCGCCGTGCTGGCCGACCGGCACGGGCGGATCAACCCACCCATCCTCGACCCGGCGGTGCAGGCGCTCGTCTTCGACCAGATCCGGCGCAACCCCGGTTCCTCGGCCGTCGAGTCCGTCGGGCCGGGGGCGATCGTCACCCAGCCGATCCGGGTCGGCCACACCGGTCACGGCTGGCTGGCCGTGGTGTTCGAGCACCCGCCGCAGCCCACCGACCACATCCTGATCGGGCACGCCAACTCGCTGCTGGCGCTGGACTTCGAGAAACCACTGCGGCTGCGCACCGCCCAACACCGGCTTAACGCCGCGGCGCTGGGCGTGCTGCTGGCCGCCGACGCCGACCTGGGCCCGGCGCAGCAGCTGGTGGCCGAGGCAGCCGACAACACCGGCATCCGGGCGTTGGTGCTGTGCGCCGACACCTCGGCCGCGCTGGCCGAACCCCTGCACCAGGCGCTGCAGGCCGCGGGTCGTCCGGTCTTCGTGCACACCGAGGCCACGCAGGCCACGGTGGTGCTGCGCGGCGGCGACGGCACCGGGTTCGCCGCCCGGCTGCTCGACGGGCTGCCCTCCGGGCTGCGCCGGCACACCCGCGCCGGGCTCAGCACTCCCGCGCCGGTGGCACAGCTGGCCGGCGCGGTGGCCGAGGCCCGCCGCAGTGCCGCTGCGGCGCCGCCCGGCGGCGAGGTGCTCGACGCGGCGCGGATGGCGGGGCGCACCCTGCTGGAGGACCCGGCGACCCGGGCGGCGCTGGGGCAGCTGGCCGGCACCCTGATCGCTCCGCTGCACGACGCCGACCCCGCACTGGTGACCTCCCTGCGCGCCTTCCTGGAGCACCACGGCCACTGGGAGGCCGCCGCCACCGCCGCCGGGGTGCATCGCCACACGCTGCGCGCCCGGCTGGCCCGGATCGAGGAACTGCTCGGGGTAGACCTGGGGTCGGCGCGGGTGCGCGCCGAGCTGCTGCTGGCACTGCTGGCCGACGGCTGAGCAGCCTTTTCACAAGTGATTGCCAGCCAGGCGTCATCAACTCCCAGGTAACCGGCACGTGGCGATAACAATTCGGTAACACCGAGCCCGGATAAATATCCGCATGACCCCACTGCTCACCCGCGCCACGGCCGGCCCGGCCATCGCGCTCGCCATGACCGCCGGCATCGCGGCCGTCCCCGCCGCACCCCCGCCACCCGCGAATGCCGATCCGGTGCCGATGGCCGCCCAGATCTACGACAAGGTGAGCCGCGACGGCTGGCACATGCAGATCCGGATCGACAACGAGACGATCAACTCAGTGCCGAACCTGGCTGAAGCCTCCAACTCGCGGGAGGGCTTTGTGACCGCCTCGGGCACCGCGACGGTCAGCGGCGGCGCCAGTCCGATCACCGACAGCATCTTCATCCTCGGCTACCAGTTGGGTTGCCAGTCCGACGTGTCCACCGGCCTGCAGTTCGGTGGCACCGCCGGCATAGCGCCGCTGGGATCGGTCGGTGTCGGCGGTGGGGTGCCGGTGGGTGCCAGTGTCGGACTCGGCGCCGGGGCTGCCGGCTTCGTGCAGACCGTCGTGCAGCCGGGGGTGATCGTCGACCTGCCGCTGGCCAATATGGCGCTCAGTGACGGGGGCGAGGCGATGCTCGACATCGACAACATCCACATCAAGGCCGACGCCTGCGGCGGTGACGTCACCATCCGGTCGTACGCCTACCTGCGGATCTCTACCGCCGTCGCCCACACCGAATACGCCATCTACGGCGACCCGGCCAAGATCTGAGGACCCTCATGCGCAATATCTCCGCCGCCGTGCACGCCGGGATCGCCGTGCTGGCCGGCCTAGCCGGGGCCTGCGGCCAGGCCACCGCGTCCCCGGGTCTACCGACGCCACCGCTGATCCCCGTCGCACCGGGACTCGCACCGGGCAGCTATATGTACAACTACAACGTCATCCCGGTCGGCCCGCCGGCACTGTTCGACGCCCGCGGCATCCGGGCGGGCGCCACCGGCGACCCGGCCTCGCAGGCGACCGGCATGCCCGGCAGCGCGCTGGGCCCAGGGCCGTGGAAGTCGAACTTCCTGGGCACCTCGGCGAACACCCGCCTGCATATCAATGCCGGAGAGGCGCCGGCGCAGCAGAGCAATACCCCCGGGCCGGTGATCGGCGCCGACCACAAGGCGGTCGTAGCGCCGGAGGATCCCGGCGGCGCGCCGCCGAAGAAGGTCACCGACCTGGAGTCCAGCCAGCCCACTACGCCCTCCCCCGGTCCCGGGCTGCCG contains these protein-coding regions:
- a CDS encoding gamma-aminobutyraldehyde dehydrogenase, with the protein product MTSRLQNFIDGAFVDSAATEDIQIVNPADEKVVAVSPVSTAAEITAAVDAAERAFGAWAATTPSKRQAALLRLADAIEANADAIVAAQVRNTGQLTAMVKSEEVLVCADQVRFFAGAARMLEGRAAGEYLEGFTSYVRREPIGIVGQVTPWNYPFMMAIWKIAPALAAGNTVVLKPSDTTPESTLELARITAGILPDGVFNVVLGNAATGSALIGDPRLGLVAITGSVRAGIAVATSAAVDVKRAHLELGGKAPAVVFADADIARAAEGIAQAAFFNAGQDCTAATRAIVAESVHDEFVAALVEQAGKLRPGAPDDPDAFYGSLNNAAHFGRVRDKIAALPAHATVVTGGNRVGDRGYYFEPTVITGVRQDDPIVQEETFGPILTVQSFDTEEQAVALANGVNYGLAASVWTTDHATANRMSIRVDAGAVWINCHIPLVAEMPHGGFKHSGYGKDLSAYGLEDYTRIKHVMSSND
- a CDS encoding PucR family transcriptional regulator; protein product: MTVPVRWLLGRRALGLDLRAGHAGVSAPIGVVTTTELTDPTPWLSGGELVLTTGIGLPEDDDGRRAYLYRLADAGVAALGFGVGVRMPATPRALIDAADERGLALFDVPLPTPFVALVQAVVNESARQQSQSSTHARNVQQRMTRAAVSGGPDATLRALASGCAGIAVLADRHGRINPPILDPAVQALVFDQIRRNPGSSAVESVGPGAIVTQPIRVGHTGHGWLAVVFEHPPQPTDHILIGHANSLLALDFEKPLRLRTAQHRLNAAALGVLLAADADLGPAQQLVAEAADNTGIRALVLCADTSAALAEPLHQALQAAGRPVFVHTEATQATVVLRGGDGTGFAARLLDGLPSGLRRHTRAGLSTPAPVAQLAGAVAEARRSAAAAPPGGEVLDAARMAGRTLLEDPATRAALGQLAGTLIAPLHDADPALVTSLRAFLEHHGHWEAAATAAGVHRHTLRARLARIEELLGVDLGSARVRAELLLALLADG
- a CDS encoding MspA family porin, with protein sequence MTAGIAAVPAAPPPPANADPVPMAAQIYDKVSRDGWHMQIRIDNETINSVPNLAEASNSREGFVTASGTATVSGGASPITDSIFILGYQLGCQSDVSTGLQFGGTAGIAPLGSVGVGGGVPVGASVGLGAGAAGFVQTVVQPGVIVDLPLANMALSDGGEAMLDIDNIHIKADACGGDVTIRSYAYLRISTAVAHTEYAIYGDPAKI